A stretch of DNA from Gottschalkia acidurici 9a:
ATAAAGAAAACCTATCTATGAGAGTAATAGACCTTATAGCTCCATTAGGAAAGGGACAAAGAGGTATGATAGTAGCACCTCCTAAAGCTGGAAAGACTATACTTCTAAAAAATATAGCTAATAGTATAGCTGAAAATCATCCTGATATTGAAATAATATTTCTTTTAATAGATGAAAGACCAGAGGAAGTAACAGATATGCAAAGATCTGTGAAAGGTGATGTGGTATATTCAACTTTTGATGAGCTTCCAAGACACCATGCGAAAGTTGCGGAAATAGTTTTAGAAAGAGCTAAAAGACTAGTGGAGCATGGTAAAGATGTAGTAATTCTTTTAGATAGTATAACTAGATTAGCAAGAGCTTATAACTTAACTATACCACCTACTGGAAGAACGCTTTCAGGGGGACTAGATCCAGGGGCATTACATAAGCCTAAGAGATTTTTTGGTGCAGCTAGAAATATAGAAAATGGTGGAAGTCTTACTATACTTGCTACTGCCCTTATAGAAACTGGAAGTAGGATGGATGATGTTATATTTGAAGAGTTTAAAGGGACAGGAAATATGGAAATACATCTAGATAGAAAACTTTCAGAGAAAAGAATATTCCCTGCTATAGATATCCATAAATCAGGAACTAGAAAAGAAGATCTACTTCTAAATAAAGATGAGTTGGAAGTAACATGGTCTATAAGAAGGGCTCTTTCAAATTCACCAGTAGCAGAAGTAACAGAAAATGTGATCGATAAACTTTATAAAACACGAAATAATATGGAATTTATAGACATTCTATCCAAAATGAATGAAGAGTAAAATAAATTATATATATTCTTGAATTTAGGAAATTCATATGATATACTAAATTAGTTGAAAACTAAATCAAAATTAAATATATAGTTTTATACACTTAAAGAGAGAGGTGAATGTTGTGAAACAAGGAATACATCCAGATTACAAAAAAGCTAAAGTTAGCTGTGCATGTGGAAGTACATTTGAATCAGGTTCAGTAAAAGAAGAAATTAAAGTTGAAGTTTGCTCAGAATGCCACCCATTCTTCACAGGACGTCAAAAATTTGTTGACGCTGGTGGACGTGTAGAGAAATTCAATAAAAAATATGGTGTTAAATAGGCTAGATGCTTTAAGCTTCTAGTCTTTTTTTAATAGTTCGGAGGTGAAATCTTGTCAAG
This window harbors:
- the rpmE gene encoding 50S ribosomal protein L31 — its product is MKQGIHPDYKKAKVSCACGSTFESGSVKEEIKVEVCSECHPFFTGRQKFVDAGGRVEKFNKKYGVK
- the rho gene encoding transcription termination factor Rho yields the protein MNRNELSSKKLDDLREIAKSIGIKSHTKYRKSELIDLILMNKDKEEIQSEEEKEVKVEDEITYKIPQKLTEEMECSDDINTAEGILELIEGGYGFLRCENYLSGSEDIYVSPSQIRRFNLRTGDKIFGITRPPKAGEKYKALLYVKKVNGEDPETATRRPDFDTLTPIYPEERITLETNKENLSMRVIDLIAPLGKGQRGMIVAPPKAGKTILLKNIANSIAENHPDIEIIFLLIDERPEEVTDMQRSVKGDVVYSTFDELPRHHAKVAEIVLERAKRLVEHGKDVVILLDSITRLARAYNLTIPPTGRTLSGGLDPGALHKPKRFFGAARNIENGGSLTILATALIETGSRMDDVIFEEFKGTGNMEIHLDRKLSEKRIFPAIDIHKSGTRKEDLLLNKDELEVTWSIRRALSNSPVAEVTENVIDKLYKTRNNMEFIDILSKMNEE